The region ACAAGACACATCAGAGATCTAGAAGATGCGTCTCACGGACCGATGGATCAAAACAATCCACTTTCTCGTTCCCATTCGGCATCTCAGTGAGCGTACGGCAAGCTTGGAAGGCAGGAACTACTATGTGTACACCAGAGGTCATCCTCAGTAAAGCGAACGGCCCTACAACTAGAAACAAATCTCAAGTTGTATTCTAATGCAGTGTGAGGCGATGTCCCATGGTTGGTAGCGTATCCATATAGTGATAGCGTTTCTGCCATCGTTATTATTTTCTCAAAACTGGGTATTCGATGCTCCAACGATTATCCGACCACCCGTCTATCAATAACCCTACCCCTATTCAGCCTCACAATTGTTCGGCAATCCACTCCCACCACTTATCCATATCAGCCCCCTCCTTACCAGCAACCACATTACCACCAATCACTTGCACATTCGTCCCACTCTCCCGCATCTGCTCAAAAGTGAaaaagccctctccaccCTCACCGAGCCATTCCTTCTCCTCATCTACATCATCCTCTCCGCCACTCAGTGCCGCTCCAGCATCCCTGAGTGCCTTTGCCTTGTTACTCCTGACCTCTGTGATGGTCTTCTCCAGCAGATCCTTCACCAGGTGCGGGGGCAGCGCAGTAAAGAGGTCCATCTTGTTGGCAGCAACGAGGACAGGAATTTCCTTTGGTCCCTTGCTCGAAGTTGCGTTGGTGTAGCGTTTCTGGAGTGAGAGCAGGATGTCGTGGAGATACTCTGCAGCTTCGTTCAAGTTGGTTTCGTTGCTCAATTGGGCCGAATCGACTACGAAGATGATTGCGCGAATGTTCTTCAGGTCGGCGATTTGCGCGGTGGCATAGTGGCGCAGTTTACCATGGCCGGGCGTGTCGATGAGGAGGAAATTGCGAGAACGTTCAAAGGCTGGGTCGCCT is a window of Pyrenophora tritici-repentis strain M4 chromosome 2, whole genome shotgun sequence DNA encoding:
- a CDS encoding GTPase, coding for MAWYDQDSWLTAAFSPNLTIIFITIIVALGLPIIVHALLYKKAAAAAQLPTFLLVGPSGGGKTAFTTLAERNTTTQTHTSTTPLTVSAILPSPHVPASSHYRSPGDPAFERSRNFLLIDTPGHGKLRHYATAQIADLKNIRAIIFVVDSAQLSNETNLNEAAEYLHDILLSLQKRYTNATSSKGPKEIPVLVAANKMDLFTALPPHLVKDLLEKTITEVRSNKAKALRDAGAALSGGEDDVDEEKEWLGEGGEGFFTFEQMRESGTNVQVIGGNVVAGKEGADMDKWWEWIAEQL